In the genome of Pelagibacterium nitratireducens, one region contains:
- a CDS encoding CbtB domain-containing protein, translated as MTTATVSAAGPLSVSQRLLLGALFLVLGAVFVAGTGFAGDYRAHNGAHDTRHSMGFPCH; from the coding sequence ATGACGACTGCAACTGTTTCGGCGGCTGGTCCGCTATCTGTTTCCCAAAGACTGCTCCTTGGAGCCCTGTTTCTCGTCCTCGGCGCGGTGTTCGTCGCGGGCACGGGCTTTGCCGGCGATTATCGTGCCCATAACGGGGCCCACGATACCCGCCATTCCATGGGCTTTCCCTGCCATTAA
- a CDS encoding aldo/keto reductase, producing MKTRRLGKTDFLVSEIGLGTWQLGGDFGPIEDMDASTILANAARLGVNFWDTADVYGNGLSEHRIGTFYGKPDGLVVATKVGRAAALYPDKYTKGGVRESLEESARRLCVESIDLAQLHCVPRAVLEAGEIFGWMDEIKAEGLIKNWGASVETIAEAEICLEHEGLATLQIIFNIFRQDATESLLDKAMERDVGVIVRLPLASGLLSGKYTRDTEFSPTDHRSYNRDGQAFSVGETFGGIPFEVGVELADELRGYVPEGQRMSLFALRWILDHKAVSTIIAGVSRPDQIGVNAEAGDLPELPQSVHEKLKAFYAEKVRPAIRGEV from the coding sequence ATGAAAACGCGGCGATTGGGCAAAACCGACTTTCTGGTTTCCGAAATCGGATTGGGCACCTGGCAACTGGGCGGCGATTTCGGCCCGATCGAGGATATGGACGCCTCAACCATCCTGGCCAATGCGGCGCGGCTGGGGGTCAATTTCTGGGATACGGCCGATGTTTACGGCAACGGGCTGTCCGAGCACCGGATCGGCACGTTCTATGGCAAGCCCGACGGGCTGGTGGTGGCCACCAAGGTGGGCCGGGCGGCGGCGCTCTATCCCGACAAATACACAAAGGGCGGGGTGCGCGAGAGTCTCGAAGAGTCGGCGCGGCGGCTGTGTGTGGAGAGCATCGATCTCGCCCAGCTCCATTGCGTGCCGCGCGCAGTGCTCGAAGCGGGCGAAATCTTTGGCTGGATGGACGAGATCAAGGCCGAGGGGCTGATCAAGAACTGGGGCGCAAGCGTGGAAACGATCGCCGAAGCGGAAATCTGTCTCGAGCACGAAGGGCTCGCGACGCTGCAGATCATTTTCAACATCTTCCGCCAGGACGCGACCGAAAGCCTGCTCGATAAAGCCATGGAGCGCGACGTCGGGGTGATCGTGCGCCTGCCGCTGGCCTCGGGGCTGCTGTCGGGCAAATATACGCGCGACACCGAATTTTCCCCCACCGACCACCGCAGCTACAATCGGGATGGGCAGGCGTTTTCAGTGGGCGAGACGTTTGGCGGCATTCCGTTCGAGGTCGGGGTGGAGCTGGCCGACGAATTGCGCGGCTATGTGCCCGAGGGCCAGCGGATGAGCCTTTTCGCGCTGCGCTGGATTTTGGACCACAAGGCGGTCTCCACGATCATCGCGGGGGTTTCGCGGCCCGACCAGATCGGGGTCAATGCCGAGGCGGGCGATCTGCCCGAACTTCCGCAGTCCGTGCATGAAAAGCTCAAGGCGTTCTATGCGGAAAAGGTGCGGCCGGCGATAAGGGGCGAGGTCTGA
- a CDS encoding DMT family protein, translating into MTALAAAPSLLSLAAPILLLIASNVFMTFAWYGHLKFPGAALWVVVLVSWGIAFFEYWLAVPANRIGYGTYSAAELKTIQEVISLSVFALFAIFYLGEKFTLNHLVGFAFIALGAFFIFKGPIR; encoded by the coding sequence ATGACCGCCCTTGCCGCAGCGCCCTCGCTCCTATCCCTTGCCGCCCCGATCCTTTTGTTGATTGCCTCGAACGTCTTTATGACGTTCGCCTGGTACGGGCATCTGAAATTTCCCGGCGCGGCGCTGTGGGTCGTGGTGCTGGTGAGCTGGGGGATTGCGTTTTTCGAATACTGGCTGGCAGTGCCCGCCAACCGGATCGGGTATGGCACCTATTCCGCGGCCGAGCTCAAGACGATACAGGAAGTGATCTCGCTATCGGTGTTCGCGCTGTTTGCGATTTTCTATCTCGGGGAGAAATTCACGCTCAACCATCTGGTCGGTTTTGCGTTTATCGCGCTGGGGGCGTTCTTCATCTTCAAGGGGCCGATTCGATAG
- the aztD gene encoding zinc metallochaperone AztD, with translation MKPNPPLFRALLLAGIALPGIAHADEVSVWRAFVADQAQGTVNVIDLQAGEIADTFALNGPASLYVTSSGERVFAVQGGANIVQAIDTGIAIDDHGDHGDIDITDPALLDAAIEGEYPVHFVEHHGQIALFFDDEGVAKIIDESDFGTNEPRLVESGAPHHGVAAAYGGYVLVTEPHPQDPSNLPVGINILDANDQQLGDTHACPGLHGEASSGNLLAIACDTGLLLVTDSADGPQITHLPYDEALPEGKSSTLLGGVGIQYFLGNYGADRVVLIDPHQETFRLVDLPTRRVHFAVDSVRPQFAYIFTEGGNLHRLNTLSGEISATLALTEPYSMDGHWSDPRPRIAVAGDEILVTDPNASQIHRIDANAFELAGTIPVDGLPMGIVVAGGSGAVH, from the coding sequence GTGAAACCGAACCCCCCTCTCTTCCGCGCCCTCCTTCTGGCCGGCATCGCACTCCCCGGCATCGCGCATGCCGACGAGGTCTCCGTCTGGCGCGCCTTCGTAGCCGATCAGGCCCAGGGCACCGTCAACGTCATCGACCTTCAAGCCGGCGAAATCGCCGACACCTTCGCCCTCAACGGTCCCGCCAGCCTCTATGTCACCTCCAGCGGCGAGCGCGTCTTTGCCGTTCAGGGCGGTGCCAACATCGTCCAGGCCATCGATACCGGCATCGCCATCGACGATCACGGCGACCATGGCGACATCGACATCACCGACCCCGCTCTGCTCGATGCGGCAATCGAGGGCGAATATCCCGTCCACTTCGTCGAACATCACGGCCAGATCGCCCTGTTCTTCGACGATGAAGGCGTTGCCAAGATCATCGATGAATCCGATTTCGGAACGAACGAACCGCGCCTCGTGGAGTCCGGCGCCCCTCATCACGGCGTCGCCGCTGCCTATGGCGGTTATGTCCTCGTCACCGAACCGCACCCCCAAGATCCCTCGAACCTTCCCGTTGGCATCAACATCCTCGATGCCAACGACCAGCAATTGGGTGATACCCATGCCTGCCCCGGCCTTCACGGCGAGGCCAGTTCCGGCAATCTGCTCGCCATCGCCTGCGATACCGGCCTTCTTCTGGTCACCGACAGCGCCGACGGTCCTCAGATCACCCATCTGCCCTATGACGAGGCGCTGCCCGAAGGCAAAAGCTCCACTCTGCTCGGCGGCGTCGGCATCCAGTATTTCCTCGGCAATTACGGCGCCGACCGCGTCGTGCTGATCGATCCCCATCAGGAAACCTTCCGCCTCGTCGATCTGCCCACCCGCCGCGTGCATTTCGCCGTCGATTCCGTCCGGCCGCAATTCGCCTACATCTTCACCGAGGGCGGCAATCTGCACCGCCTCAACACCCTCTCGGGCGAGATAAGCGCAACCCTGGCGCTCACCGAACCCTATTCCATGGACGGCCACTGGTCCGACCCGCGCCCCCGCATCGCGGTCGCTGGCGATGAGATCCTCGTGACCGATCCCAACGCTTCGCAGATCCACCGGATCGATGCGAACGCCTTCGAGCTTGCCGGAACCATCCCCGTCGATGGCCTCCCCATGGGCATCGTCGTCGCCGGCGGCTCTGGCGCCGTGCACTGA
- a CDS encoding CbtA family protein, which yields MFRNLFFAALIAALCAGLATSIIQHFRLIPLIVAAESYEGEAPHDHGEQTVAPHSHDEGEWMPADGFERTAFTVAANLLMAAGFAFVITAISLIFNLPVTPQTGLAWGIGGFIAFSLAPALGLPPGLPGMPVAETGARQIWWVFAAVSTALGLLAIAKWRTWWALALAAILIVLPHAAGAPRPPLEETGVPAGLAASFASAVLANGLVFWVVLGVSYGVLTSRFSRRVS from the coding sequence ATGTTTAGAAATCTGTTCTTCGCGGCGCTCATCGCCGCGTTGTGTGCCGGCTTGGCCACATCCATCATCCAGCATTTCCGGCTGATCCCCCTGATCGTCGCCGCCGAAAGCTATGAGGGCGAAGCCCCCCACGATCACGGCGAACAAACCGTCGCGCCCCACTCTCACGACGAAGGCGAATGGATGCCCGCCGACGGGTTCGAGCGCACCGCTTTCACAGTGGCCGCCAATCTGCTCATGGCCGCCGGCTTTGCCTTCGTCATCACGGCGATTTCGCTCATCTTCAACCTGCCCGTAACCCCACAGACGGGGCTGGCTTGGGGGATCGGCGGGTTCATCGCCTTTTCCCTCGCGCCCGCCCTTGGCCTGCCGCCGGGCCTGCCCGGCATGCCGGTCGCCGAAACCGGCGCGCGGCAGATCTGGTGGGTTTTTGCCGCCGTCTCCACGGCGCTCGGCCTGCTGGCGATTGCCAAATGGCGCACATGGTGGGCCCTCGCTTTGGCCGCCATCCTCATCGTTCTGCCGCACGCCGCCGGCGCCCCCCGGCCCCCGCTCGAGGAGACCGGCGTTCCCGCCGGCCTCGCCGCGTCCTTTGCGTCCGCCGTTCTCGCCAACGGGCTCGTCTTCTGGGTGGTGCTCGGTGTCAGCTATGGTGTTCTCACGTCACGTTTTTCACGGAGGGTCTCATGA
- a CDS encoding helix-turn-helix domain-containing protein translates to MDSSVFRSGCPINLGLEVFGDKWTLLIIRDMMFAGKRHFREFLGSDEGISTNILADRLAMLTRIGIITRADDPSHRLKAIYSLTEKGIELLPVIAQISRWSRNHMPVDPALAATGEARDRAGPGAVEAQMDALRAVHLNTGG, encoded by the coding sequence ATGGACTCATCAGTTTTTCGTTCCGGCTGTCCGATCAATCTCGGTCTTGAAGTGTTCGGGGACAAATGGACCCTTTTGATCATCCGCGACATGATGTTTGCGGGCAAACGGCATTTCCGCGAGTTCCTGGGCTCGGACGAGGGCATCTCCACCAACATTCTGGCGGACCGGCTGGCCATGCTGACGCGCATCGGCATTATCACAAGGGCGGACGATCCCAGCCACCGGCTCAAGGCCATCTATTCGCTGACGGAAAAAGGCATTGAATTGCTGCCGGTGATCGCACAGATCAGCCGCTGGAGCCGCAACCATATGCCGGTCGATCCTGCGCTCGCGGCAACGGGCGAGGCACGCGATCGCGCCGGGCCGGGGGCCGTGGAGGCACAGATGGACGCGTTGCGGGCGGTGCATCTGAACACCGGCGGCTGA
- the cobW gene encoding cobalamin biosynthesis protein CobW — translation MTSKIPTTVITGFLGAGKTTLVRHLLAHAKGKRIALIINEFGDIGVDKDVLAGCGDETCREEDMIELANGCICCTVADDFIPTMKQILARPDRPDHIVIETSGLALPQPLIRAFNWPEIKAEVTIDGVVTVADAAALAEGRFAANEEAVDAQRRLDEMLDHETPLGELFEDQMVAADMIVLNKTDLVDPAALQAVESELKKHMRKGTQIVRAANGHVDTIALLGLGMSTEDNLAGRESHHELEHDGEGHEHDDFDSFSLTIPSGPGRDQLLTAIADTIATHDVLRLKGFAAIPGARARLAIQAVGPRVNAYFDRDWQEGEARETRLVVIGESPLARDAIEASLKKIAEAA, via the coding sequence ATGACCTCGAAAATCCCCACAACCGTCATCACGGGCTTTCTCGGCGCCGGCAAGACAACGCTGGTCCGCCATCTTCTCGCCCACGCCAAAGGCAAGCGCATAGCGCTCATCATCAACGAGTTCGGCGATATCGGTGTCGACAAGGACGTCCTGGCCGGGTGCGGTGATGAAACCTGCCGCGAGGAGGATATGATCGAGCTTGCCAATGGCTGCATCTGCTGCACCGTTGCCGATGATTTCATCCCCACGATGAAACAGATCCTCGCGCGCCCCGACCGCCCCGATCACATCGTCATCGAAACCTCCGGCCTGGCGCTCCCCCAGCCCCTGATCCGCGCCTTCAACTGGCCTGAGATCAAGGCCGAGGTCACCATCGATGGCGTCGTCACCGTCGCCGATGCCGCCGCCCTCGCCGAAGGCCGCTTCGCCGCCAATGAAGAGGCCGTCGACGCCCAGCGCCGGCTCGACGAAATGCTCGATCACGAAACCCCGCTCGGCGAACTCTTCGAAGACCAGATGGTCGCCGCCGACATGATCGTTCTCAACAAGACCGATTTGGTCGATCCCGCCGCCCTCCAAGCGGTGGAGTCAGAACTCAAAAAACATATGCGCAAGGGCACCCAGATCGTGCGCGCCGCCAACGGCCACGTCGATACAATCGCGCTTCTCGGTCTTGGCATGTCCACCGAGGACAATCTGGCAGGCCGCGAAAGCCATCACGAGCTTGAGCATGACGGCGAAGGCCATGAGCACGACGATTTCGATTCGTTCTCGCTCACCATCCCGTCCGGCCCCGGCCGCGATCAGCTCCTCACCGCCATCGCCGATACCATCGCCACCCATGACGTTTTGCGATTGAAAGGCTTCGCCGCCATCCCCGGCGCCCGCGCCCGCCTCGCCATCCAGGCCGTCGGCCCCCGCGTCAACGCCTATTTCGACCGCGACTGGCAAGAGGGCGAAGCGCGCGAAACCCGCCTCGTCGTCATCGGCGAAAGCCCCCTGGCCCGCGACGCCATCGAGGCGAGCCTGAAAAAGATTGCCGAGGCGGCATAG
- a CDS encoding alpha/beta hydrolase produces the protein MTTFVVVHGAWTGAWGWDRVAKRLRAAGHDVYVPTLSGLGERSHLALLPITLSTHIDDIVNEMIWHELTDVVLVAHSYGGFVATGVAERALERIAAIVYLDAFIPEDGQSFEDIMGEKLTGPVVPVPEIGDGEYATKAETDRVAALATPQPTGTFTERLTLTGAYLKIARKSFILATGWDGFGSVAAPLRDDPAWSVHELPCGHDVPLLMPDELADLLERA, from the coding sequence ATGACGACTTTTGTCGTAGTGCACGGCGCCTGGACAGGCGCATGGGGTTGGGACCGTGTGGCAAAGCGGCTGCGCGCGGCGGGCCATGACGTTTACGTGCCCACGCTGAGCGGGCTGGGCGAACGCTCGCACCTGGCCCTGCTGCCCATCACCCTGAGCACCCATATCGACGACATCGTCAACGAGATGATCTGGCACGAGCTGACCGATGTGGTTCTGGTTGCCCATTCCTATGGCGGGTTCGTCGCAACGGGTGTGGCCGAGCGTGCGCTCGAGCGCATCGCCGCGATTGTCTATCTCGACGCCTTCATCCCTGAAGATGGCCAGTCCTTCGAAGACATCATGGGCGAAAAACTGACCGGCCCCGTCGTGCCGGTGCCCGAAATCGGCGATGGCGAATACGCCACAAAGGCCGAAACCGACCGGGTCGCCGCGCTGGCCACGCCACAGCCCACCGGCACCTTCACCGAACGCCTCACGCTCACCGGCGCCTATCTCAAGATCGCCCGCAAGAGTTTCATCCTCGCCACCGGCTGGGACGGTTTTGGCTCTGTAGCCGCCCCGCTCCGCGACGATCCCGCCTGGAGCGTCCACGAACTGCCCTGCGGTCACGACGTCCCGCTGCTCATGCCCGATGAACTGGCAGACCTGCTGGAAAGGGCCTGA
- the cobN gene encoding cobaltochelatase subunit CobN, with product MHLLAAQAGALQQEGEAIDLAQTPGDFAFASSADSELAMLAAAADRAGADGLRLANLMRLTHNFSVDLWCQDTLAHTKLIVIRLIGGSAYWPYGCDEIEMLARQKSIPLAFLPGDATPDPILLARSTIADADWHALHKLFLTGGPDNADAILSAFRALAAGEPIPAAPHPFPAFGFWDRQRGIVSAPARGVCPEPIDTPHKKPAHVPILFYRAVLEGSGTATLEALTSGLERQGLAPVPIVISSLKSPDCAAFVRQALGDIEPAAILNLTGFALGINDLTPEKNPFALTDAPVIQLVQGSRPPIMWEADPRGLTSKDLAMQVVLPEIDGRVGALIVGHKAEAVWHERTQCPLTAFTPEPDGIARATDLAQNYARLRAKSPAERKIALVLANYPLKDGRLANGVGYDAPQSSVEILKTLAETGYDISPVPPSGTALVEYLQTGPTNARPHNGTSDAILPVKTYKAWLETLHPCIREDVPARWGAPEADPFVRGNAFHLPIKIFGNIAILLQPARAYDVAEEISFHDPNLVPPHAYIASYLWLRHAFGIDALIHNGKHGNLEWLPGKANALDSESYPSVLWGQLPHFYPFIVNDPGEGTQAKRRTGATIIDHLVPPLTRAETYGPLKDLEALLDEYYAALGMDQRRLESLKRKILDFTRDARLDLDLRLPEDETEALNQIDNFLCELKEAQIRDGLHIFGQSPTGTFERDLLVAFARVPRGQGQGGDASLIRALADDLKLGIDPLSLDLAAPWTGPKPEALDTPGVWRSNGDTIDRLEALAADLVTGRAPDPAWTATTAVLDTIQTTIRPRLAASGPNEIKSLLDGLAGKFVAPGPSGAPTRGRVDTLPTGRNFYSVDNRAIPTQTAWALGSKAAENLLKRHYQDHGLWLTSLAMSVWGTANMRTGGDDIAQALALIGAKPVWQGASLTVSGYEIIPLAKLGRPRVDVTLRISGLFRDAFPAQIALFDRAIRAIGALDEPIEDNPIAARMRTDALAMMEQGTSQDEAGLRAGHRIFGAAPGGYGTGLGKLVETGKWAEKSDLAEAVLATGQYAYGARTEGVPEKTLFAARLKSADAVVHVQDNAEHDLLDSDQYYQFEGGLSAAVETLSGHKPAAYHLDTSRPETPKVRTLEEEIARVMRARVVNPKWIDAMKRHSYRGAFEIIATVDFMFGFAATTGAVKSHHFDMAFAAFIEDDATRDFLIAANRFGYDELIEKFSEARTRGFWTPRSNSAYAYLEDET from the coding sequence ATGCATCTGCTTGCCGCCCAGGCCGGCGCCCTCCAGCAGGAGGGCGAGGCCATCGATCTTGCCCAGACCCCGGGCGATTTTGCCTTTGCCTCCTCAGCCGATAGCGAACTGGCCATGCTGGCCGCCGCCGCCGATAGGGCTGGCGCGGACGGCTTGCGGCTGGCCAACCTCATGCGGCTGACTCACAATTTCTCGGTCGACCTCTGGTGCCAGGATACCCTCGCCCACACCAAACTGATTGTCATCCGCCTGATCGGCGGTTCGGCCTATTGGCCCTATGGCTGCGATGAAATCGAAATGCTGGCCCGGCAAAAATCCATTCCCCTGGCTTTCCTGCCCGGCGACGCCACCCCCGACCCGATCCTATTGGCCCGCTCGACCATTGCGGACGCCGATTGGCATGCCCTGCACAAACTGTTTCTGACCGGCGGTCCCGACAATGCGGACGCGATCCTATCGGCCTTCCGCGCCCTCGCTGCGGGCGAACCCATCCCCGCCGCGCCCCACCCTTTTCCCGCCTTTGGCTTCTGGGATCGCCAACGCGGCATCGTCAGCGCGCCAGCGCGCGGTGTCTGTCCCGAACCAATCGACACACCGCATAAAAAGCCGGCCCATGTGCCCATCCTCTTTTACCGCGCCGTGCTCGAAGGATCGGGCACAGCGACCCTCGAAGCGCTGACAAGCGGGCTGGAGCGTCAGGGTCTGGCACCAGTGCCCATCGTTATCTCTTCGCTGAAATCGCCCGACTGCGCCGCGTTCGTGCGCCAGGCTTTGGGGGACATCGAGCCCGCCGCGATTCTCAACCTCACCGGCTTCGCCCTGGGCATCAACGACCTCACGCCCGAGAAAAACCCCTTCGCGCTGACCGACGCGCCCGTCATCCAGCTCGTCCAGGGCTCGCGCCCGCCCATCATGTGGGAAGCCGATCCGCGCGGTTTGACCTCCAAGGATCTCGCCATGCAGGTGGTCCTGCCCGAAATCGATGGCCGCGTCGGCGCGCTGATCGTCGGCCACAAGGCCGAAGCGGTCTGGCACGAGCGCACCCAATGCCCGCTCACCGCCTTCACTCCCGAACCCGACGGCATCGCCCGCGCCACCGACCTCGCCCAGAACTACGCCCGCCTGCGCGCCAAATCCCCCGCCGAGCGCAAGATCGCCCTCGTCCTCGCCAACTATCCCCTAAAGGACGGCCGCCTCGCCAACGGCGTCGGCTATGACGCCCCCCAATCGAGCGTCGAGATTCTCAAAACCCTCGCTGAAACGGGCTATGATATTTCGCCTGTTCCGCCATCGGGCACCGCCCTTGTCGAGTACCTCCAGACCGGCCCCACCAATGCCCGTCCGCACAACGGCACTTCCGACGCCATCCTGCCGGTTAAAACCTACAAGGCCTGGCTCGAAACCCTCCACCCCTGCATCCGCGAGGATGTCCCCGCCCGCTGGGGCGCCCCCGAGGCCGACCCTTTCGTGCGCGGCAACGCCTTCCATCTGCCGATAAAAATCTTCGGCAACATCGCCATCCTGCTCCAGCCGGCCCGCGCCTACGATGTGGCTGAGGAAATCAGCTTCCACGATCCCAATCTCGTGCCGCCTCACGCCTATATCGCCTCCTATCTCTGGCTGCGCCACGCCTTTGGCATCGACGCGCTGATCCACAATGGCAAGCACGGCAATCTCGAATGGCTGCCCGGCAAGGCCAATGCCCTCGACAGTGAATCCTACCCTTCGGTTCTCTGGGGCCAGCTCCCCCATTTCTATCCCTTCATCGTCAATGATCCGGGCGAGGGCACCCAGGCCAAGCGCCGCACCGGCGCCACCATCATCGACCATCTGGTACCGCCTTTGACACGCGCCGAAACCTATGGGCCCCTGAAAGACCTCGAAGCCCTGCTCGATGAATACTACGCCGCGCTCGGCATGGACCAGCGCCGGCTTGAAAGCCTCAAACGCAAGATCCTCGATTTCACCCGCGATGCGCGGCTCGATCTCGATCTGCGCCTGCCCGAGGATGAAACCGAAGCCCTCAACCAGATCGACAATTTCCTGTGTGAACTCAAAGAGGCCCAGATCCGCGACGGCCTGCACATCTTCGGTCAATCGCCCACTGGCACATTCGAGCGCGACCTTTTGGTCGCCTTCGCCCGCGTCCCGCGCGGGCAAGGGCAGGGGGGCGATGCTTCATTGATCCGCGCCCTGGCCGACGATCTCAAACTCGGCATCGATCCCCTCTCGCTCGATCTTGCCGCCCCCTGGACCGGCCCAAAACCCGAGGCGCTCGATACGCCCGGTGTCTGGCGCTCCAACGGCGATACCATCGATCGCCTCGAAGCCCTGGCCGCCGATCTCGTCACCGGCCGCGCCCCCGATCCGGCTTGGACCGCCACAACCGCCGTCCTCGACACCATCCAAACCACCATCCGCCCGCGCTTGGCCGCGTCCGGCCCCAACGAGATCAAATCGCTCCTCGATGGCCTTGCGGGAAAATTCGTTGCCCCCGGCCCTTCGGGTGCCCCCACAAGGGGCCGGGTCGATACGCTCCCCACCGGGCGCAATTTCTATTCAGTCGATAACCGCGCCATCCCCACCCAGACCGCATGGGCTCTGGGCAGCAAGGCCGCCGAAAATCTCCTCAAACGCCACTATCAGGATCACGGCCTCTGGCTCACCTCGCTCGCCATGAGTGTCTGGGGCACCGCAAACATGCGCACCGGCGGCGACGACATCGCCCAGGCGCTGGCGCTCATCGGCGCCAAACCGGTCTGGCAGGGCGCCTCGCTCACCGTTTCGGGATACGAGATCATCCCGCTCGCCAAACTCGGCCGCCCCCGTGTCGATGTCACCCTGCGCATCTCCGGCCTGTTCCGCGATGCCTTCCCCGCCCAGATTGCTCTCTTCGACCGCGCAATCCGCGCCATCGGAGCGCTCGACGAACCCATCGAGGATAACCCCATCGCCGCCCGCATGCGCACCGACGCTCTGGCCATGATGGAACAAGGCACTTCCCAGGACGAAGCGGGTTTGCGCGCCGGCCACCGCATTTTCGGCGCCGCGCCCGGCGGCTATGGCACCGGCCTCGGCAAGCTGGTCGAGACCGGCAAATGGGCCGAAAAATCCGACCTTGCCGAAGCCGTCCTCGCCACCGGCCAATATGCCTATGGCGCCCGCACCGAAGGCGTGCCCGAAAAAACGCTGTTCGCCGCGCGCCTGAAATCGGCTGATGCCGTCGTCCACGTTCAGGACAATGCCGAGCACGATCTGCTCGATTCCGACCAGTATTATCAGTTCGAAGGCGGCCTTTCCGCCGCCGTCGAAACCCTCTCGGGCCACAAGCCCGCCGCCTACCACCTCGACACCTCGCGTCCCGAAACGCCGAAAGTGCGCACGCTCGAGGAAGAAATCGCCCGGGTGATGCGCGCCCGTGTCGTCAATCCCAAATGGATCGATGCCATGAAGCGCCATTCCTATCGCGGCGCCTTCGAAATCATCGCGACGGTCGATTTCATGTTCGGCTTTGCCGCCACCACGGGCGCGGTCAAGTCCCACCATTTCGACATGGCTTTTGCCGCCTTCATCGAGGACGACGCCACCCGCGACTTCCTCATCGCCGCCAACCGCTTCGGCTATGACGAGCTGATCGAAAAGTTTTCCGAAGCCCGCACCCGCGGCTTCTGGACCCCCCGCTCCAATTCCGCCTACGCCTATCTCGAGGACGAGACATGA
- the znuA gene encoding zinc ABC transporter substrate-binding protein ZnuA, which yields MPNKAFALLAPAALALFAATPALAAPNVVATIKPLHSLVAGVMEGVGTPELLIEGAASPHGFSLRPSDAGKLESADLVFWIGEDLETFLDGPLETISANATKIEMMDVEGMNILELREGGLFEAHGHGDEGHEAHDDHDHEHDEHAHEDDHADNHDHADDHDHAHEHGDAHIWLDPQNARLMVAAIADALIAADPENAQTYNANGQALAARLDALQAEIDARLAPARGTPFFVFHDAYHAFEESFDIEATGSFTVNPEIAPGAGRLTEIRAIVEQQGAACLFAEPQFSPQVIETIADGTGARIGTLDPLGAAIADGPELYFTLMNTMADSLLDCLAD from the coding sequence ATGCCCAATAAAGCCTTTGCTCTTCTCGCACCCGCTGCCCTTGCGCTGTTCGCCGCCACCCCCGCGCTCGCCGCGCCCAATGTGGTCGCCACCATAAAGCCGCTGCATTCGCTGGTCGCAGGCGTGATGGAGGGCGTGGGCACGCCCGAGTTGCTCATTGAAGGCGCGGCAAGCCCGCACGGCTTTTCCCTGCGCCCCTCCGATGCCGGCAAGCTCGAAAGCGCCGATCTGGTCTTCTGGATCGGCGAGGATCTCGAAACCTTCCTCGACGGTCCCCTTGAAACCATCTCGGCCAACGCCACGAAAATCGAGATGATGGATGTCGAGGGCATGAATATCCTCGAGTTGCGTGAAGGGGGCCTCTTCGAAGCCCACGGCCATGGTGATGAGGGCCATGAAGCGCACGACGATCATGACCATGAGCACGACGAACACGCTCATGAGGACGATCACGCGGATAACCACGATCACGCAGACGATCATGACCACGCTCACGAGCATGGCGATGCCCATATCTGGCTCGACCCGCAAAACGCCCGTCTCATGGTCGCCGCCATCGCCGACGCCCTGATCGCCGCCGACCCTGAAAATGCGCAAACCTACAACGCCAATGGCCAGGCCCTCGCTGCCCGCCTCGATGCGCTGCAGGCCGAAATCGATGCCCGCCTCGCACCCGCCCGCGGCACGCCCTTCTTTGTCTTCCACGACGCCTATCACGCCTTCGAAGAAAGTTTTGACATCGAGGCAACGGGCTCGTTCACCGTCAATCCCGAGATCGCGCCGGGGGCAGGGCGGCTGACCGAAATCCGTGCAATTGTCGAACAGCAAGGCGCCGCCTGCCTTTTCGCCGAACCCCAGTTCTCCCCCCAGGTCATCGAGACCATCGCGGATGGCACCGGCGCCCGCATCGGCACCCTCGATCCCCTGGGCGCCGCCATCGCCGACGGCCCAGAACTGTACTTCACCTTGATGAACACCATGGCTGACAGCCTTCTCGATTGCCTCGCCGACTGA